DNA from Candidatus Cloacimonas acidaminovorans str. Evry:
CGAAGTACCGATTTACCGGAAATGACGGCTATTTTTGTGGAAAATCCCGATCCCAATTCACCTTCCAAGGCAAAAGGAATTGGAGAACCGGCTTTGGAAATTACCGCTCCAGCAATTGCCAATGCCCTTTACAGAGCTACGGGAAAAAGATTTACAGACCTGCCTATGGCTCCGCAGGTTTGGGAATATGTTAAAGGAAAGCAAAAATGAAAATAACTGTAAATAACATTGAATATACTGTGTCCGAAAACCTTGCTGAACTGAAACTTTCCTCCTATTTGCGGGAAAATCTGGATTTAACGGGAACCAAAATCGGTTGTGATATTGGTGTTTGTGGAAGTTGCACAATTCTGATAAATAATAAACCAATGCGTTCCTGCCTGCTGAAATTAAAAGATGTTGCCGATAAACAGGTCTTAACGATTGAGGGACTGGCATCTTCCGATGGAACTTTACATCCTGTTCAGCAGGCATTTATTGATGCAGGAGCAATTCAATGCGGATTTTGCACCCCGGGAATGGTTTTAACCGCTTATGCCTTTTTGCTGGAAAATAAACAGCCCACGCGGGAAGAAGCCAGAGAAGCAATTAAAGGAAATATTTGCAGATGCACAGGATACCAGCAAATTATAGATGCTATCCTCCTTGCTGCAGAGCGGATATTTCACAAGGAGGGAAAGAGAGAAAGAGATTAAGTTTACAAAGAGGGAAAGAGGAAAAGAGATTAATTTTACAAAGAGAGAAAGAGATTAAGTTTACAAAGAGAAAAAGAGATTATAAATTGTAAGTGAAAATAAACATTTTATCATAGGAGAAATTGATGAACCAGATAATAACAAAAGAAGAAATTGATGAACCAGATAATAATAAAAGGAGAATTTGATGAACCAGATAATAACAAAAGGAGAAATTGATGAATTATGTAGTAAAATCATCGGTGCTTGCATAGAAGTTCATAAAGCATTAGGACCAGGTTTGTTAGAAAAGATTTATCACCAATGTTTAGCTCGTGAATTTGCTTTGCAGGGAATCCAGTTTCAGGATGAATATGCAATAGGTATTAGCTATAAAGGGATAAGCTTGGAATCAGAACTGAGAGCTGATTTTTTAATTGAGAACACAGTCATTTTAGAAATAAAAGCTGTTAATTTGTGGAACCCTATTTTTGAAGCCCAACTGATAACTTATCTTAAACTTGCAGATATACCTATTGGCCTTTTGGTTAATTTCAATGTTCAAAAGCTTAAAGAGGGAGTAAAACGCCGTTTTAATGGACAGTTAATCTAATTATGATGAAGATATTGAATAATAATAAAGCAAAATGCAAGCACCTTTATTTTGCCTATGAAAGCTTTAATCAATCCAATTTTCCGATATTGATGATTATTCAATATGTAAATTGTAAAAATGAAAAGGGGAAAAAATGAATAGCAGTTTATACTCTAAAGATATTGTAATTTTATTCTCTTTTTCTCTTTTTCTCTTTGTTTAATAATTCACTTTCACCTTTTATATAAAATAGAGG
Protein-coding regions in this window:
- a CDS encoding GxxExxY protein, encoding MNQIITKGEIDELCSKIIGACIEVHKALGPGLLEKIYHQCLAREFALQGIQFQDEYAIGISYKGISLESELRADFLIENTVILEIKAVNLWNPIFEAQLITYLKLADIPIGLLVNFNVQKLKEGVKRRFNGQLI
- a CDS encoding (2Fe-2S)-binding protein, with translation MKITVNNIEYTVSENLAELKLSSYLRENLDLTGTKIGCDIGVCGSCTILINNKPMRSCLLKLKDVADKQVLTIEGLASSDGTLHPVQQAFIDAGAIQCGFCTPGMVLTAYAFLLENKQPTREEAREAIKGNICRCTGYQQIIDAILLAAERIFHKEGKRERD